In Ovis aries strain OAR_USU_Benz2616 breed Rambouillet chromosome 14, ARS-UI_Ramb_v3.0, whole genome shotgun sequence, a single genomic region encodes these proteins:
- the LOC101103380 gene encoding putative killer cell immunoglobulin-like receptor like protein KIR3DP1 isoform X5 produces the protein MRVQGAWGPSGQAISDMLFLLGLCVSLRTWAAVGKYEKLSLSAWPSPVVPLGQTVTLQCHSRSPLKRFTLFKTDGKRHLPELQGHYFNNFTLGPVTREHAGSYTCSEADWSALSDPLQIVVTGVSTKPAISAHPGPLVQVGQNVTLRCHSLVWFDKFILHQENSTELFQRCGQMLTGGYAAADFIIGPMTLASVGTYRCYGSLRHFPYEWSAPSDPVDIIITGLSRKPSLSAQGGPVVRLGENVTLVCSSESDFDQFHLLREGEDLGRLLTGGRGPHGALQAEFPLGPGTPAHSGVYRCYGSFTRSPYSWSDSSDPLFLSVTGSTTSTCPSTMDPHTTEEARLPQGHSSQLHLLLRLSIAFIYTSIFLAVLVCHWLPIKTHQQRM, from the exons ATGAGGGTGCAAGGAGCATGGGGTCCATCAGGACAAGCCATCTCTGACATGCTTTTCCTTCTAGGATTGTGTGTGAGTCTGAGGACCTGGGCAGCTGTGG GTAAATATGAGAAGCTGTCTTTGTCCGCCTGGCCAAGCCCCGTGGTTCCCTTAGGACAGACTGTGACTCTTCAGTGTCACTCCCGTTCTCCACTTAAGAGATTCACACTGTTCAAAACAGATGGGAAACGGCATTTGCCTGAGCTCCAGGGACATTATTTCAACAACTTCACCCTTGGCCCAGTGACCAGAGAACATGCCGGGTCCTACACGTGTTCTGAAGCTGACTGGTCCGCACTCAGTGACCCCCTGCAGATTGTGGTCACAG GTGTGTCCACAAAACCTGCCATCTCAGCCCACCCAGGGCCCCTCGTGCAGGTGGGACAGAATGTGACCCTCCGCTGTCACTCACTGGTGTGGTTTGACAAGTTTATCCTGCATCAAGAAAACAGCACAGAGCTATTTCAGAGATGTGGACAGATGCTCACTGGCGGGTATGCCGCAGCTGACTTCATCATTGGCCCCATGACTTTGGCGAGTGTGGGCACCTACAGATGCTATGGGTCTCTCAGACACTTCCCATATGAGTGGTCAGCCCCCAGCGACCCTGTGGACATCATCATCACAG GTCTCTCCAGGAAACCCTCTCTCTCAGCCCAGGGGGGCCCCGTGGTGAGGTTAGGAGAGAACGTGACGTTGGTCTGCAGCTCCGAGAGCGACTTTGACCAGTTCCATCTGCTCAGGGAGGGGGAGGACCTTGGGCGCCTCCTCACTGGGGGGCGGGGCCCCCACGGAGCACTCCAGGCAGAGTTCCCTCTGGGTCCTGGGACCCCAGCTCACAGCGGGGTCTACAGGTGCTACGGCTCCTTCACGCGCTCTCCCTACTCGTGGTCAGACTCCAGCGACCCACTGTTCCTGTCTGTCACAG GATCCACTACAAGTACTTGCCCATCAACCATGGATCCACACACCACAGAAG AAGCACGGCTTCCTCAAGGCCACTCCAGCCAGCTGCACCTTCTCCTTAGGCTCTCCATAGCCTTCATCTATACCAGCATCTTCCTTGCTGTTCTTGTCTGTCACTGGTTACCCATAAA GACCCATCAGCAGAGGATGTGA
- the LOC101103380 gene encoding putative killer cell immunoglobulin-like receptor like protein KIR3DP1 isoform X1: MRVQGAWGPSGQAISDMLFLLGLCVSLRTWAAVGKYEKLSLSAWPSPVVPLGQTVTLQCHSRSPLKRFTLFKTDGKRHLPELQGHYFNNFTLGPVTREHAGSYTCSEADWSALSDPLQIVVTGVSTKPAISAHPGPLVQVGQNVTLRCHSLVWFDKFILHQENSTELFQRCGQMLTGGYAAADFIIGPMTLASVGTYRCYGSLRHFPYEWSAPSDPVDIIITGLSRKPSLSAQGGPVVRLGENVTLVCSSESDFDQFHLLREGEDLGRLLTGGRGPHGALQAEFPLGPGTPAHSGVYRCYGSFTRSPYSWSDSSDPLFLSVTGSTTSTCPSTMDPHTTEEARLPQGHSSQLHLLLRLSIAFIYTSIFLAVLVCHWLPIKCCHHGRRAQGRQNSEWRGGSSQPKPLP, from the exons ATGAGGGTGCAAGGAGCATGGGGTCCATCAGGACAAGCCATCTCTGACATGCTTTTCCTTCTAGGATTGTGTGTGAGTCTGAGGACCTGGGCAGCTGTGG GTAAATATGAGAAGCTGTCTTTGTCCGCCTGGCCAAGCCCCGTGGTTCCCTTAGGACAGACTGTGACTCTTCAGTGTCACTCCCGTTCTCCACTTAAGAGATTCACACTGTTCAAAACAGATGGGAAACGGCATTTGCCTGAGCTCCAGGGACATTATTTCAACAACTTCACCCTTGGCCCAGTGACCAGAGAACATGCCGGGTCCTACACGTGTTCTGAAGCTGACTGGTCCGCACTCAGTGACCCCCTGCAGATTGTGGTCACAG GTGTGTCCACAAAACCTGCCATCTCAGCCCACCCAGGGCCCCTCGTGCAGGTGGGACAGAATGTGACCCTCCGCTGTCACTCACTGGTGTGGTTTGACAAGTTTATCCTGCATCAAGAAAACAGCACAGAGCTATTTCAGAGATGTGGACAGATGCTCACTGGCGGGTATGCCGCAGCTGACTTCATCATTGGCCCCATGACTTTGGCGAGTGTGGGCACCTACAGATGCTATGGGTCTCTCAGACACTTCCCATATGAGTGGTCAGCCCCCAGCGACCCTGTGGACATCATCATCACAG GTCTCTCCAGGAAACCCTCTCTCTCAGCCCAGGGGGGCCCCGTGGTGAGGTTAGGAGAGAACGTGACGTTGGTCTGCAGCTCCGAGAGCGACTTTGACCAGTTCCATCTGCTCAGGGAGGGGGAGGACCTTGGGCGCCTCCTCACTGGGGGGCGGGGCCCCCACGGAGCACTCCAGGCAGAGTTCCCTCTGGGTCCTGGGACCCCAGCTCACAGCGGGGTCTACAGGTGCTACGGCTCCTTCACGCGCTCTCCCTACTCGTGGTCAGACTCCAGCGACCCACTGTTCCTGTCTGTCACAG GATCCACTACAAGTACTTGCCCATCAACCATGGATCCACACACCACAGAAG AAGCACGGCTTCCTCAAGGCCACTCCAGCCAGCTGCACCTTCTCCTTAGGCTCTCCATAGCCTTCATCTATACCAGCATCTTCCTTGCTGTTCTTGTCTGTCACTGGTTACCCATAAA ATGTTGCCATCACGGAAGGAGAGCCCAAGGAAGACAGAACAGTGAATGGCGAGGTGGATCCTCCCAGCCCAAACCCTTGCCATAG
- the LOC101103380 gene encoding putative killer cell immunoglobulin-like receptor like protein KIR3DP1 isoform X7 — protein sequence MCPTLLSFLSLGKYEKLSLSAWPSPVVPLGQTVTLQCHSRSPLKRFTLFKTDGKRHLPELQGHYFNNFTLGPVTREHAGSYTCSEADWSALSDPLQIVVTGVSTKPAISAHPGPLVQVGQNVTLRCHSLVWFDKFILHQENSTELFQRCGQMLTGGYAAADFIIGPMTLASVGTYRCYGSLRHFPYEWSAPSDPVDIIITGLSRKPSLSAQGGPVVRLGENVTLVCSSESDFDQFHLLREGEDLGRLLTGGRGPHGALQAEFPLGPGTPAHSGVYRCYGSFTRSPYSWSDSSDPLFLSVTGSTTSTCPSTMDPHTTEEARLPQGHSSQLHLLLRLSIAFIYTSIFLAVLVCHWLPIKCCHHGRRAQGRQNSEWRGGSSQPKPLP from the exons ATGTGCCCCACACTCCTCAGCTTCCTGAGTCTCG GTAAATATGAGAAGCTGTCTTTGTCCGCCTGGCCAAGCCCCGTGGTTCCCTTAGGACAGACTGTGACTCTTCAGTGTCACTCCCGTTCTCCACTTAAGAGATTCACACTGTTCAAAACAGATGGGAAACGGCATTTGCCTGAGCTCCAGGGACATTATTTCAACAACTTCACCCTTGGCCCAGTGACCAGAGAACATGCCGGGTCCTACACGTGTTCTGAAGCTGACTGGTCCGCACTCAGTGACCCCCTGCAGATTGTGGTCACAG GTGTGTCCACAAAACCTGCCATCTCAGCCCACCCAGGGCCCCTCGTGCAGGTGGGACAGAATGTGACCCTCCGCTGTCACTCACTGGTGTGGTTTGACAAGTTTATCCTGCATCAAGAAAACAGCACAGAGCTATTTCAGAGATGTGGACAGATGCTCACTGGCGGGTATGCCGCAGCTGACTTCATCATTGGCCCCATGACTTTGGCGAGTGTGGGCACCTACAGATGCTATGGGTCTCTCAGACACTTCCCATATGAGTGGTCAGCCCCCAGCGACCCTGTGGACATCATCATCACAG GTCTCTCCAGGAAACCCTCTCTCTCAGCCCAGGGGGGCCCCGTGGTGAGGTTAGGAGAGAACGTGACGTTGGTCTGCAGCTCCGAGAGCGACTTTGACCAGTTCCATCTGCTCAGGGAGGGGGAGGACCTTGGGCGCCTCCTCACTGGGGGGCGGGGCCCCCACGGAGCACTCCAGGCAGAGTTCCCTCTGGGTCCTGGGACCCCAGCTCACAGCGGGGTCTACAGGTGCTACGGCTCCTTCACGCGCTCTCCCTACTCGTGGTCAGACTCCAGCGACCCACTGTTCCTGTCTGTCACAG GATCCACTACAAGTACTTGCCCATCAACCATGGATCCACACACCACAGAAG AAGCACGGCTTCCTCAAGGCCACTCCAGCCAGCTGCACCTTCTCCTTAGGCTCTCCATAGCCTTCATCTATACCAGCATCTTCCTTGCTGTTCTTGTCTGTCACTGGTTACCCATAAA ATGTTGCCATCACGGAAGGAGAGCCCAAGGAAGACAGAACAGTGAATGGCGAGGTGGATCCTCCCAGCCCAAACCCTTGCCATAG
- the LOC101103380 gene encoding putative killer cell immunoglobulin-like receptor like protein KIR3DP1 isoform X2 → MCPTLLSFLSLGLCVSLRTWAAVGKYEKLSLSAWPSPVVPLGQTVTLQCHSRSPLKRFTLFKTDGKRHLPELQGHYFNNFTLGPVTREHAGSYTCSEADWSALSDPLQIVVTGVSTKPAISAHPGPLVQVGQNVTLRCHSLVWFDKFILHQENSTELFQRCGQMLTGGYAAADFIIGPMTLASVGTYRCYGSLRHFPYEWSAPSDPVDIIITGLSRKPSLSAQGGPVVRLGENVTLVCSSESDFDQFHLLREGEDLGRLLTGGRGPHGALQAEFPLGPGTPAHSGVYRCYGSFTRSPYSWSDSSDPLFLSVTGSTTSTCPSTMDPHTTEEARLPQGHSSQLHLLLRLSIAFIYTSIFLAVLVCHWLPIKCCHHGRRAQGRQNSEWRGGSSQPKPLP, encoded by the exons ATGTGCCCCACACTCCTCAGCTTCCTGAGTCTCG GATTGTGTGTGAGTCTGAGGACCTGGGCAGCTGTGG GTAAATATGAGAAGCTGTCTTTGTCCGCCTGGCCAAGCCCCGTGGTTCCCTTAGGACAGACTGTGACTCTTCAGTGTCACTCCCGTTCTCCACTTAAGAGATTCACACTGTTCAAAACAGATGGGAAACGGCATTTGCCTGAGCTCCAGGGACATTATTTCAACAACTTCACCCTTGGCCCAGTGACCAGAGAACATGCCGGGTCCTACACGTGTTCTGAAGCTGACTGGTCCGCACTCAGTGACCCCCTGCAGATTGTGGTCACAG GTGTGTCCACAAAACCTGCCATCTCAGCCCACCCAGGGCCCCTCGTGCAGGTGGGACAGAATGTGACCCTCCGCTGTCACTCACTGGTGTGGTTTGACAAGTTTATCCTGCATCAAGAAAACAGCACAGAGCTATTTCAGAGATGTGGACAGATGCTCACTGGCGGGTATGCCGCAGCTGACTTCATCATTGGCCCCATGACTTTGGCGAGTGTGGGCACCTACAGATGCTATGGGTCTCTCAGACACTTCCCATATGAGTGGTCAGCCCCCAGCGACCCTGTGGACATCATCATCACAG GTCTCTCCAGGAAACCCTCTCTCTCAGCCCAGGGGGGCCCCGTGGTGAGGTTAGGAGAGAACGTGACGTTGGTCTGCAGCTCCGAGAGCGACTTTGACCAGTTCCATCTGCTCAGGGAGGGGGAGGACCTTGGGCGCCTCCTCACTGGGGGGCGGGGCCCCCACGGAGCACTCCAGGCAGAGTTCCCTCTGGGTCCTGGGACCCCAGCTCACAGCGGGGTCTACAGGTGCTACGGCTCCTTCACGCGCTCTCCCTACTCGTGGTCAGACTCCAGCGACCCACTGTTCCTGTCTGTCACAG GATCCACTACAAGTACTTGCCCATCAACCATGGATCCACACACCACAGAAG AAGCACGGCTTCCTCAAGGCCACTCCAGCCAGCTGCACCTTCTCCTTAGGCTCTCCATAGCCTTCATCTATACCAGCATCTTCCTTGCTGTTCTTGTCTGTCACTGGTTACCCATAAA ATGTTGCCATCACGGAAGGAGAGCCCAAGGAAGACAGAACAGTGAATGGCGAGGTGGATCCTCCCAGCCCAAACCCTTGCCATAG
- the LOC101103380 gene encoding putative killer cell immunoglobulin-like receptor like protein KIR3DP1 isoform X4: MRVQGAWGPSGQAISDMLFLLGLCVSLRTWAAVGKYEKLSLSAWPSPVVPLGQTVTLQCHSRSPLKRFTLFKTDGKRHLPELQGHYFNNFTLGPVTREHAGSYTCSEADWSALSDPLQIVVTGVSTKPAISAHPGPLVQVGQNVTLRCHSLVWFDKFILHQENSTELFQRCGQMLTGGYAAADFIIGPMTLASVGTYRCYGSLRHFPYEWSAPSDPVDIIITGLSRKPSLSAQGGPVVRLGENVTLVCSSESDFDQFHLLREGEDLGRLLTGGRGPHGALQAEFPLGPGTPAHSGVYRCYGSFTRSPYSWSDSSDPLFLSVTGSTTSTCPSTMDPHTTEEARLPQGHSSQLHLLLRLSIAFIYTSIFLAVLVCHWLPIKDLPQTHHLG; this comes from the exons ATGAGGGTGCAAGGAGCATGGGGTCCATCAGGACAAGCCATCTCTGACATGCTTTTCCTTCTAGGATTGTGTGTGAGTCTGAGGACCTGGGCAGCTGTGG GTAAATATGAGAAGCTGTCTTTGTCCGCCTGGCCAAGCCCCGTGGTTCCCTTAGGACAGACTGTGACTCTTCAGTGTCACTCCCGTTCTCCACTTAAGAGATTCACACTGTTCAAAACAGATGGGAAACGGCATTTGCCTGAGCTCCAGGGACATTATTTCAACAACTTCACCCTTGGCCCAGTGACCAGAGAACATGCCGGGTCCTACACGTGTTCTGAAGCTGACTGGTCCGCACTCAGTGACCCCCTGCAGATTGTGGTCACAG GTGTGTCCACAAAACCTGCCATCTCAGCCCACCCAGGGCCCCTCGTGCAGGTGGGACAGAATGTGACCCTCCGCTGTCACTCACTGGTGTGGTTTGACAAGTTTATCCTGCATCAAGAAAACAGCACAGAGCTATTTCAGAGATGTGGACAGATGCTCACTGGCGGGTATGCCGCAGCTGACTTCATCATTGGCCCCATGACTTTGGCGAGTGTGGGCACCTACAGATGCTATGGGTCTCTCAGACACTTCCCATATGAGTGGTCAGCCCCCAGCGACCCTGTGGACATCATCATCACAG GTCTCTCCAGGAAACCCTCTCTCTCAGCCCAGGGGGGCCCCGTGGTGAGGTTAGGAGAGAACGTGACGTTGGTCTGCAGCTCCGAGAGCGACTTTGACCAGTTCCATCTGCTCAGGGAGGGGGAGGACCTTGGGCGCCTCCTCACTGGGGGGCGGGGCCCCCACGGAGCACTCCAGGCAGAGTTCCCTCTGGGTCCTGGGACCCCAGCTCACAGCGGGGTCTACAGGTGCTACGGCTCCTTCACGCGCTCTCCCTACTCGTGGTCAGACTCCAGCGACCCACTGTTCCTGTCTGTCACAG GATCCACTACAAGTACTTGCCCATCAACCATGGATCCACACACCACAGAAG AAGCACGGCTTCCTCAAGGCCACTCCAGCCAGCTGCACCTTCTCCTTAGGCTCTCCATAGCCTTCATCTATACCAGCATCTTCCTTGCTGTTCTTGTCTGTCACTGGTTACCCATAAA
- the LOC101103380 gene encoding putative killer cell immunoglobulin-like receptor like protein KIR3DP1 isoform X3, producing the protein MRVQGAWGPSGQAISDMLFLLGLCVSLRTWAAVGKYEKLSLSAWPSPVVPLGQTVTLQCHSRSPLKRFTLFKTDGKRHLPELQGHYFNNFTLGPVTREHAGSYTCSEADWSALSDPLQIVVTGVSTKPAISAHPGPLVQVGQNVTLRCHSLVWFDKFILHQENSTELFQRCGQMLTGGYAAADFIIGPMTLASVGTYRCYGSLRHFPYEWSAPSDPVDIIITGLSRKPSLSAQGGPVVRLGENVTLVCSSESDFDQFHLLREGEDLGRLLTGGRGPHGALQAEFPLGPGTPAHSGVYRCYGSFTRSPYSWSDSSDPLFLSVTGSTTSTCPSTMDPHTTEEARLPQGHSSQLHLLLRLSIAFIYTSIFLAVLVCHWLPIKAESGPEDPKPCR; encoded by the exons ATGAGGGTGCAAGGAGCATGGGGTCCATCAGGACAAGCCATCTCTGACATGCTTTTCCTTCTAGGATTGTGTGTGAGTCTGAGGACCTGGGCAGCTGTGG GTAAATATGAGAAGCTGTCTTTGTCCGCCTGGCCAAGCCCCGTGGTTCCCTTAGGACAGACTGTGACTCTTCAGTGTCACTCCCGTTCTCCACTTAAGAGATTCACACTGTTCAAAACAGATGGGAAACGGCATTTGCCTGAGCTCCAGGGACATTATTTCAACAACTTCACCCTTGGCCCAGTGACCAGAGAACATGCCGGGTCCTACACGTGTTCTGAAGCTGACTGGTCCGCACTCAGTGACCCCCTGCAGATTGTGGTCACAG GTGTGTCCACAAAACCTGCCATCTCAGCCCACCCAGGGCCCCTCGTGCAGGTGGGACAGAATGTGACCCTCCGCTGTCACTCACTGGTGTGGTTTGACAAGTTTATCCTGCATCAAGAAAACAGCACAGAGCTATTTCAGAGATGTGGACAGATGCTCACTGGCGGGTATGCCGCAGCTGACTTCATCATTGGCCCCATGACTTTGGCGAGTGTGGGCACCTACAGATGCTATGGGTCTCTCAGACACTTCCCATATGAGTGGTCAGCCCCCAGCGACCCTGTGGACATCATCATCACAG GTCTCTCCAGGAAACCCTCTCTCTCAGCCCAGGGGGGCCCCGTGGTGAGGTTAGGAGAGAACGTGACGTTGGTCTGCAGCTCCGAGAGCGACTTTGACCAGTTCCATCTGCTCAGGGAGGGGGAGGACCTTGGGCGCCTCCTCACTGGGGGGCGGGGCCCCCACGGAGCACTCCAGGCAGAGTTCCCTCTGGGTCCTGGGACCCCAGCTCACAGCGGGGTCTACAGGTGCTACGGCTCCTTCACGCGCTCTCCCTACTCGTGGTCAGACTCCAGCGACCCACTGTTCCTGTCTGTCACAG GATCCACTACAAGTACTTGCCCATCAACCATGGATCCACACACCACAGAAG AAGCACGGCTTCCTCAAGGCCACTCCAGCCAGCTGCACCTTCTCCTTAGGCTCTCCATAGCCTTCATCTATACCAGCATCTTCCTTGCTGTTCTTGTCTGTCACTGGTTACCCATAAA
- the LOC101103380 gene encoding putative killer cell immunoglobulin-like receptor like protein KIR3DP1 isoform X8: protein MRVQGAWGPSGQAISDMLFLLGLCVSLRTWAAVGKYEKLSLSAWPSPVVPLGQTVTLQCHSRSPLKRFTLFKTDGKRHLPELQGHYFNNFTLGPVTREHAGSYTCSEADWSALSDPLQIVVTGVSTKPAISAHPGPLVQVGQNVTLRCHSLVWFDKFILHQENSTELFQRCGQMLTGGYAAADFIIGPMTLASVGTYRCYGSLRHFPYEWSAPSDPVDIIITGLSRKPSLSAQGGPVVRLGENVTLVCSSESDFDQFHLLREGEDLGRLLTGGRGPHGALQAEFPLGPGTPAHSGVYRCYGSFTRSPYSWSDSSDPLFLSVTGSTTSTCPSTMDPHTTEGAGSRCHNLHFSECSQCRHEPQLFSYIFF, encoded by the exons ATGAGGGTGCAAGGAGCATGGGGTCCATCAGGACAAGCCATCTCTGACATGCTTTTCCTTCTAGGATTGTGTGTGAGTCTGAGGACCTGGGCAGCTGTGG GTAAATATGAGAAGCTGTCTTTGTCCGCCTGGCCAAGCCCCGTGGTTCCCTTAGGACAGACTGTGACTCTTCAGTGTCACTCCCGTTCTCCACTTAAGAGATTCACACTGTTCAAAACAGATGGGAAACGGCATTTGCCTGAGCTCCAGGGACATTATTTCAACAACTTCACCCTTGGCCCAGTGACCAGAGAACATGCCGGGTCCTACACGTGTTCTGAAGCTGACTGGTCCGCACTCAGTGACCCCCTGCAGATTGTGGTCACAG GTGTGTCCACAAAACCTGCCATCTCAGCCCACCCAGGGCCCCTCGTGCAGGTGGGACAGAATGTGACCCTCCGCTGTCACTCACTGGTGTGGTTTGACAAGTTTATCCTGCATCAAGAAAACAGCACAGAGCTATTTCAGAGATGTGGACAGATGCTCACTGGCGGGTATGCCGCAGCTGACTTCATCATTGGCCCCATGACTTTGGCGAGTGTGGGCACCTACAGATGCTATGGGTCTCTCAGACACTTCCCATATGAGTGGTCAGCCCCCAGCGACCCTGTGGACATCATCATCACAG GTCTCTCCAGGAAACCCTCTCTCTCAGCCCAGGGGGGCCCCGTGGTGAGGTTAGGAGAGAACGTGACGTTGGTCTGCAGCTCCGAGAGCGACTTTGACCAGTTCCATCTGCTCAGGGAGGGGGAGGACCTTGGGCGCCTCCTCACTGGGGGGCGGGGCCCCCACGGAGCACTCCAGGCAGAGTTCCCTCTGGGTCCTGGGACCCCAGCTCACAGCGGGGTCTACAGGTGCTACGGCTCCTTCACGCGCTCTCCCTACTCGTGGTCAGACTCCAGCGACCCACTGTTCCTGTCTGTCACAG GATCCACTACAAGTACTTGCCCATCAACCATGGATCCACACACCACAGAAG
- the LOC101103380 gene encoding putative killer cell immunoglobulin-like receptor like protein KIR3DP1 isoform X6 has product MRVQGAWGPSGQAISDMLFLLGLCVSLRTWAAVGKYEKLSLSAWPSPVVPLGQTVTLQCHSRSPLKRFTLFKTDGKRHLPELQGHYFNNFTLGPVTREHAGSYTCSEADWSALSDPLQIVVTGVSTKPAISAHPGPLVQVGQNVTLRCHSLVWFDKFILHQENSTELFQRCGQMLTGGYAAADFIIGPMTLASVGTYRCYGSLRHFPYEWSAPSDPVDIIITGLSRKPSLSAQGGPVVRLGENVTLVCSSESDFDQFHLLREGEDLGRLLTGGRGPHGALQAEFPLGPGTPAHSGVYRCYGSFTRSPYSWSDSSDPLFLSVTGSTTSTCPSTMDPHTTEEARLPQGHSSQLHLLLRLSIAFIYTSIFLAVLVCHWLPIKCREQMS; this is encoded by the exons ATGAGGGTGCAAGGAGCATGGGGTCCATCAGGACAAGCCATCTCTGACATGCTTTTCCTTCTAGGATTGTGTGTGAGTCTGAGGACCTGGGCAGCTGTGG GTAAATATGAGAAGCTGTCTTTGTCCGCCTGGCCAAGCCCCGTGGTTCCCTTAGGACAGACTGTGACTCTTCAGTGTCACTCCCGTTCTCCACTTAAGAGATTCACACTGTTCAAAACAGATGGGAAACGGCATTTGCCTGAGCTCCAGGGACATTATTTCAACAACTTCACCCTTGGCCCAGTGACCAGAGAACATGCCGGGTCCTACACGTGTTCTGAAGCTGACTGGTCCGCACTCAGTGACCCCCTGCAGATTGTGGTCACAG GTGTGTCCACAAAACCTGCCATCTCAGCCCACCCAGGGCCCCTCGTGCAGGTGGGACAGAATGTGACCCTCCGCTGTCACTCACTGGTGTGGTTTGACAAGTTTATCCTGCATCAAGAAAACAGCACAGAGCTATTTCAGAGATGTGGACAGATGCTCACTGGCGGGTATGCCGCAGCTGACTTCATCATTGGCCCCATGACTTTGGCGAGTGTGGGCACCTACAGATGCTATGGGTCTCTCAGACACTTCCCATATGAGTGGTCAGCCCCCAGCGACCCTGTGGACATCATCATCACAG GTCTCTCCAGGAAACCCTCTCTCTCAGCCCAGGGGGGCCCCGTGGTGAGGTTAGGAGAGAACGTGACGTTGGTCTGCAGCTCCGAGAGCGACTTTGACCAGTTCCATCTGCTCAGGGAGGGGGAGGACCTTGGGCGCCTCCTCACTGGGGGGCGGGGCCCCCACGGAGCACTCCAGGCAGAGTTCCCTCTGGGTCCTGGGACCCCAGCTCACAGCGGGGTCTACAGGTGCTACGGCTCCTTCACGCGCTCTCCCTACTCGTGGTCAGACTCCAGCGACCCACTGTTCCTGTCTGTCACAG GATCCACTACAAGTACTTGCCCATCAACCATGGATCCACACACCACAGAAG AAGCACGGCTTCCTCAAGGCCACTCCAGCCAGCTGCACCTTCTCCTTAGGCTCTCCATAGCCTTCATCTATACCAGCATCTTCCTTGCTGTTCTTGTCTGTCACTGGTTACCCATAAA